In the genome of Triticum urartu cultivar G1812 chromosome 5, Tu2.1, whole genome shotgun sequence, one region contains:
- the LOC125508239 gene encoding CCR4-NOT transcription complex subunit 11-like isoform X2: protein MSVDAPVPTLRPEERAGLLALLASAARPLADVVADFLARFPRERRLRVGGTLCFLLEDKKMLHATGRLIAFAILHQSYSSQPVNPYVPLLLNAACDESSDKSEQAFVQLLLTSASGDNNNEVLQKSAVDYVNGPVAASQALLPREQLEKQFCRSIVQPQPQVSSFRSATVRCAIPDPDIPQSCANSSEISAPGSKQKSTSDDRDSALVALLQEKSWGRLGPQWIRPNPPRLHILDGELQWLNPDNNHELLWDYSMCAETSRGAAIRDLIARALKGPLVPAQQEQVVIELVKDSKLVYHCGMTPQKLPDLVEHNPLIAVELLSKLMNSPDIAGYFDVLVHMEMSLHSMEVVNRLTTAVELPTGFVHEYISNCIQSCQNIKDKYMQNRLVRLVCVFLQSLIRNQIINDALLVKEA from the exons ATGTCGGTGGACGCCCCCGTCCCGACGCTGCGTCCGGAGGAGCGGGCAGGCCTCCTGGCGCTGCTCGCATCCGCTGCGCGCCCGCTGGCCGACGTTGTAGCCGACTTCCTCGCGCGCTTCCCCCGCGAGCGCCGCCTCCGCGTCGGCGGTACGCTCTGCTTCCTCCTAGAG GACAAGAAAATGCTTCATGCAACCGGTCGTCTAATCGCATTTGCAATTCTTCATCAGAGCTATTCCTCACAGCCAGTAAATCCCTATGTTCCTCTGCTGTTAAAT GCAGCTTGTGATGAATCATCAGATAAATCAGAACAAGCATTTGTCCAACTTTTGTTGACTTCAGCCAGCGGAGACAATAACAATGAG GTGCTGCAAAAGTCAGCTGTAGATTACGTAAATGGGCCTGTTGCTGCATCACAG GCCTTATTGCCACGGGAACAGCTTGAGAAGCAATTCTGCAGGAGTATTGTACAGCCTCAGCCTCAAGTTAGTAGTTTCAGAAGCGCTACTGTTAGATGCGCTATACCAGATCCAGATATACCTCAGAGTTGTGCCAATTCATCAGA GATATCAGCGCCTGGAAGCAAACAAAAGTCTACTTCCGATGATAGAGATTCTGCTCTTGTTGCTTTACTCCAAGAAAAATCATGGGGAAGACTGGGTCCCCAATGGATACGGCCGAACCCCCCAAGACTTCATATACTTGACGGGGAG CTACAGTGGCTGAATCCTGACAACAATCATGAGCTATTATGGGATTATAGCATGTGTGCTGAAACGAGTCGTGGGGCTGCGATCCGTGATTTGATTGCCAGAGCCTTAAAAGGTCCACTTGTACCTGCTCAACAGGAG CAAGTTGTTATAGAATTGGTGAAGGACTCTAAGCTAGTCTATCACTGTGGGATGACTCCACAGAAACTTCCA GACCTTGTTGAGCATAATCCACTCATTGCTGTAGAGCTTCTTTCGAAGCTTATGAACTCTCCTGACATTGCAGG TTATTTTGATGTTCTTGTGCACATGGAGATGAGCCTGCATTCGATGGAAGTTGTAAACAGACTTACTACTGCGGTTGAACTCCCGACAGGATTTGTCCACGAATACATCTCAAATTGTATTCAATCTTGTCAAAACATTAAg GATAAGTACATGCAGAACAGACTGGTGAGATTGGTTTGTGTTTTCCTCCAGAGCCTCATCCGAAATCAGATTATTAACG
- the LOC125508239 gene encoding CCR4-NOT transcription complex subunit 11-like isoform X1, producing MSVDAPVPTLRPEERAGLLALLASAARPLADVVADFLARFPRERRLRVGGTLCFLLEDKKMLHATGRLIAFAILHQSYSSQPVNPYVPLLLNAACDESSDKSEQAFVQLLLTSASGDNNNEVLQKSAVDYVNGPVAASQALLPREQLEKQFCRSIVQPQPQVSSFRSATVRCAIPDPDIPQSCANSSEISAPGSKQKSTSDDRDSALVALLQEKSWGRLGPQWIRPNPPRLHILDGELQWLNPDNNHELLWDYSMCAETSRGAAIRDLIARALKGPLVPAQQEQVVIELVKDSKLVYHCGMTPQKLPDLVEHNPLIAVELLSKLMNSPDIAGYFDVLVHMEMSLHSMEVVNRLTTAVELPTGFVHEYISNCIQSCQNIKDKYMQNRLVRLVCVFLQSLIRNQIINVQDLFIEVQAFCIEFSRIREAAGLFRLLKSLE from the exons ATGTCGGTGGACGCCCCCGTCCCGACGCTGCGTCCGGAGGAGCGGGCAGGCCTCCTGGCGCTGCTCGCATCCGCTGCGCGCCCGCTGGCCGACGTTGTAGCCGACTTCCTCGCGCGCTTCCCCCGCGAGCGCCGCCTCCGCGTCGGCGGTACGCTCTGCTTCCTCCTAGAG GACAAGAAAATGCTTCATGCAACCGGTCGTCTAATCGCATTTGCAATTCTTCATCAGAGCTATTCCTCACAGCCAGTAAATCCCTATGTTCCTCTGCTGTTAAAT GCAGCTTGTGATGAATCATCAGATAAATCAGAACAAGCATTTGTCCAACTTTTGTTGACTTCAGCCAGCGGAGACAATAACAATGAG GTGCTGCAAAAGTCAGCTGTAGATTACGTAAATGGGCCTGTTGCTGCATCACAG GCCTTATTGCCACGGGAACAGCTTGAGAAGCAATTCTGCAGGAGTATTGTACAGCCTCAGCCTCAAGTTAGTAGTTTCAGAAGCGCTACTGTTAGATGCGCTATACCAGATCCAGATATACCTCAGAGTTGTGCCAATTCATCAGA GATATCAGCGCCTGGAAGCAAACAAAAGTCTACTTCCGATGATAGAGATTCTGCTCTTGTTGCTTTACTCCAAGAAAAATCATGGGGAAGACTGGGTCCCCAATGGATACGGCCGAACCCCCCAAGACTTCATATACTTGACGGGGAG CTACAGTGGCTGAATCCTGACAACAATCATGAGCTATTATGGGATTATAGCATGTGTGCTGAAACGAGTCGTGGGGCTGCGATCCGTGATTTGATTGCCAGAGCCTTAAAAGGTCCACTTGTACCTGCTCAACAGGAG CAAGTTGTTATAGAATTGGTGAAGGACTCTAAGCTAGTCTATCACTGTGGGATGACTCCACAGAAACTTCCA GACCTTGTTGAGCATAATCCACTCATTGCTGTAGAGCTTCTTTCGAAGCTTATGAACTCTCCTGACATTGCAGG TTATTTTGATGTTCTTGTGCACATGGAGATGAGCCTGCATTCGATGGAAGTTGTAAACAGACTTACTACTGCGGTTGAACTCCCGACAGGATTTGTCCACGAATACATCTCAAATTGTATTCAATCTTGTCAAAACATTAAg GATAAGTACATGCAGAACAGACTGGTGAGATTGGTTTGTGTTTTCCTCCAGAGCCTCATCCGAAATCAGATTATTAACG